From Chaetodon auriga isolate fChaAug3 chromosome 10, fChaAug3.hap1, whole genome shotgun sequence, a single genomic window includes:
- the dclre1b gene encoding 5' exonuclease Apollo has protein sequence MSGNGKVIPHTPLAVDFWHIRKCPGTRLFFLSHMHSDHTVGLTSTWSNRPIYCSPTTATLLRLKLQVKEQWIHPLELGEPYLLPLDDIGKERLTVTLIDANHCPGAVMFLFEGYFGSILYTGDFRYTPSMLREPCLRTNTTIDVLYLDNTNCDPNRTLPSRQRATQQIKEIIRSHPNHSVVIGLYALGKECLLLELAMEFKTWIEVSFERMETLKALELPDVFTTDPGAGRIRVVEQSAICYASLLQWNKEQPTLAILPTSRPLVSFHPNVHVVPYSDHSSYQELEDFVSALKPTSVIPIVGNYVPGSLSALVPSRKRHEILVPESVRHYMLRQPESQLSTSACSSLRRRHFQPLAPKGVIFESPVRESRKSCEEAWGAECPEQDASEDEVDTESSEKDSDCILIDLSKDLLPNRHRRGAGDMWSLNIVQTVSEDMTETMPLSRITQRNFAPVEILTNTCLKPVRITRRPFETNTKTINQTSSNDNTSQQSRNGSAQSNRTLSDSDSMSQHSAHGTDQNNSVTLLQSSLDNKSCTSSGSLTELQREYIEELENSILNDLPFTEEDFETWGLLPQSFVQQFPLCPLYQAKEDGISDSNVI, from the exons ATGTCAGGCAACGGTAAAGTCATCCCGCACACCCCGCTGGCTGTAGACTTCTGGCATATTCGGAAGTGTCCAGGCACACGGTTGTTTTTCCTGTCCCACATGCACAGCGACCACACGGTGGGTTTGACCTCCACCTGGAGCAACCGGCCCATCTACTGCTCACCAACCACTGCCACCCTGCTCAGACTCAAGCTGCAG GTGAAAGAACAGTGGATCCATCCATTAGAGCTGGGTGAGCCATACCTGCTGCCACTGGATGACATCGGCAAAGAGAGGCTGACAGTCACACTGATCGATGCCAACCACTGTCCAGGGGCTGTCATGTTTCTCTTCGAAGGCTACTTTGGCTCCATACTGTACACTG GTGACTTCAGATATACCCCCTCTATGTTGCGTGAGCCGTGCTTGAGGACCAACACCACTATAGATGTCCTGTACCTGGACAACACCAACTGTGACCCCAATCGCACCCTGCCCTCCAGACAGCGAGCCACTCAACAAATCAAAGAGATCATCCGCAGCCACCCCAACCACAGTGTTGTCATAG GCCTGTATGCACTGGGAAAGGAATGCCTGCTGCTTGAGCTGGCGATGGAGTTTAAAACCTGGATCGAGGTGAGCTTTGAGAGGATGGAAACCCTCAAAGCCCTGGAGTTGCCTGATGTTTTTACCACTGACCCAGGAGCCGGTCGTATCCGTGTCGTGGAGCAGTCGGCTATCTGCTATGCCTCATTACTCCAGTGGAACAAAGAACAACCCACTTTGGCCATCTTACCCACCAGCAGGCCCCTGGTCTCCTTTCACCCCAATGTTCATGTGGTGCCCTACTCCGATCACTCGTCTTACCAAGAGCTGGAGGATTTTGTCTCTGCCCTTAAACCTACCTCTGTTATACCCATTGTAGGAAACTACGTACCTGGAAGCCTCTCTGCATTAGTGCCCAGCAGAAAGCGCCATGAAATCCTGGTGCCTGAATCGGTCCGACACTACATGTTGAGGCAGCCTGAGAGCCAACTCAGCACATCAGCATGCAGCAGCCTGCGCCGCAGACATTTTCAGCCTCTTGCTCCCAAAGGGGTGATATTTGAGTCTCCTGTAAGGGAATCCAGGAAGTCATGTGAAGAAGCCTGGGGGGCAGAGTGCCCGGAGCAGGATGCTTCTGAGGACGAGGTGGAcacagaaagcagtgaaaaggACTCTGACTGTATCCTTATTGACCTGAGCAAGGACCTCCTCCCTAACAGACACAGAAGAGGGGCTGGAGACATGTGGAGCCTCAACATTGTCCAAACAGTATCTGAAGATATGACGGAAACGATGCCACTCAGTCGAATCACCCAGAGGAACTTTGCTCCAGTTGAGATCCTGACAAACACCTGCTTGAAGCCTGTCAGGATCACAAGAAGGCCATTTGAAACAAATACCAAAACAATCAACCAGACATCATCTAATGATAACACcagtcagcagagcagaaatggAAGTGCTCAAAGCAACCGCACGTTGTCAGACAGCGATAGCATGAGTCAGCACAGCGCACATGGAACCGATCAGAACAACAGCGTGACGTTATTGCAGAGCAGCCTCGATAACAAATCCTGCACTTCATCTGGCTCCTTGACCGAGCTGCAGCGTGAGTATATAGAGGAGCTGGAAAACAGTATTTTGAATGATCTCCCCTTTACAGAGGAGGACTTTGAGACATGGGGCCTCCTGCCGCAGAGCTTTGTGCAACAGTTTCCCCTCTGTCCTTTATATCAGGCCAAAGAGGATGGCATCTCAGACAGCAATGTGATCTGA